In Corynebacterium ulcerans, one genomic interval encodes:
- a CDS encoding ATP-dependent helicase — translation MIDPIELSRLLKQKFPPTPQQSAVIGAELGPMLVVAGAGAGKTETMAARVVWLVANNMVDPDRILGLTFTRKAAQQLSQRIRGRLEQLAGMDALKDIDPSGELSHKLEAIAPTVSTYDSYAGSLISEYGLLLPVEPSSRLITETELFQIAYDIVINYSGALDAQTQPVSATEKLLSLVSDMDNHIVSPQDIVEETDAFLSVLDDVEATSKRGLNQTLTGWKQRQIIRKQMLPMVAMLKQHLAQNNLMTFGEQMSLAARLAEENPQVGASQRDRYSVVMLDEYQDTGHAQRVLLRSLFSGAAVTAVGDPMQSIYGWRGATSANLERFREDFALGDELAQKRELTVSFRNPPEVLQLANEVSREVLGAPDNPRRTVQPLSSREGAPHGEVTLGFFPSAEKEREFIADELAEAYKNRGENFTAAVLVRKKRHSAPIALELQARGVPVEIVGLAGLIDVPEVADMIAVAAMLIRPQDTQSALRILAGPHVGLGAADILALANRAANLAGRGKDDREEKKTDPLERLEQIIAETLPKAPEAVVGLAEAVADLDAPREEDSSTRYSDEGLRRLRLLASELRYLRTHSLGHSLPDLFADIERVFGIRTEVLQREDPHADGAPGTAHLDRFAEVVSDFARVPHATLSQFLDYLELSRSHEDGLEPGEVQVRSDRVQILTVHKAKGLEWQIVSVAHADSSTYKTRTSTWLSNESAVPSALRGDAREDDSLVGAPVWYIDSPESPADLKKQGDAHIAEFRAVEEEENARLFYVALTRAEERVLVTASTDITKASPPGPYTHLEMLRTKVPDSVVEWFDGDTDDALEPPLPETGVFPQELRPEGVDAVKKAMVELPALIKDGDLFERWEQEVTALIEEHQQLSTPVVPVELGLELTASDIVNLSQDPQAFARRRRRPVPFKPNSYAKRGTAFHQWLEDRFGATALLDAEELPGIDDALDGTELETLKARFLDSEWADRTPEYVEHPFEVSIGEHIVRGRMDAVFKNADGQWIVVDWKTGQPPAEAAELRSVSLQLAVYRLAWARLRGVDPSEVQALFHYVGRNFSYQPSELPDEASLAHMLTLNM, via the coding sequence ATGATAGATCCGATTGAGTTATCGCGGTTACTCAAGCAGAAATTCCCTCCTACGCCTCAGCAATCGGCTGTCATAGGCGCTGAACTCGGACCTATGCTGGTAGTAGCTGGTGCGGGTGCTGGTAAGACGGAAACCATGGCTGCTCGCGTGGTATGGCTGGTGGCCAATAACATGGTGGATCCCGATCGCATCTTAGGGCTGACGTTCACCAGGAAAGCTGCCCAACAGCTCTCTCAACGTATCCGAGGCAGGCTTGAACAACTTGCAGGTATGGATGCGTTGAAAGACATTGATCCAAGCGGGGAGCTGTCTCATAAGTTAGAGGCTATCGCCCCAACGGTCTCTACATACGACTCCTACGCTGGCAGTTTGATCAGCGAATATGGTTTGCTTTTACCCGTGGAGCCCTCATCACGGTTGATCACAGAGACTGAGCTTTTTCAGATCGCCTACGACATTGTTATCAACTATTCGGGGGCCCTAGACGCGCAGACTCAACCGGTGAGTGCGACGGAAAAACTCTTGTCTTTGGTGTCTGACATGGACAACCATATCGTTTCGCCGCAGGACATTGTGGAAGAGACGGATGCATTTTTATCGGTGCTGGATGACGTGGAGGCGACGTCGAAACGCGGGCTGAATCAGACTCTTACTGGGTGGAAGCAGCGGCAGATAATTCGCAAGCAGATGTTGCCCATGGTTGCGATGCTCAAGCAACACCTGGCTCAGAATAATCTCATGACCTTCGGGGAACAGATGTCGCTTGCCGCTAGGCTTGCTGAGGAAAATCCGCAGGTAGGAGCTTCCCAGAGAGATCGATATTCTGTGGTGATGCTGGACGAGTACCAGGACACCGGACACGCGCAGCGGGTATTGTTGCGCAGTCTCTTCAGTGGCGCTGCAGTCACCGCAGTGGGAGACCCGATGCAGTCGATCTACGGGTGGCGTGGAGCTACTTCTGCCAATCTTGAGCGCTTTAGAGAGGATTTTGCGTTGGGCGATGAGCTCGCCCAAAAACGTGAGCTGACGGTGAGCTTCCGTAATCCTCCTGAAGTTCTTCAGCTGGCTAATGAGGTATCCAGGGAAGTCCTTGGTGCTCCGGATAATCCTCGTCGAACAGTACAGCCGCTCTCTTCCCGTGAAGGTGCTCCGCATGGGGAGGTGACCCTGGGATTTTTCCCTAGCGCGGAAAAAGAACGAGAATTTATAGCTGACGAGTTGGCGGAGGCTTATAAAAATCGGGGAGAGAATTTTACCGCCGCTGTGTTGGTCCGAAAGAAACGGCATTCTGCCCCCATCGCTTTAGAGTTGCAAGCGCGGGGAGTTCCCGTGGAAATTGTTGGTTTAGCTGGGCTTATCGACGTCCCCGAGGTAGCCGACATGATCGCAGTTGCGGCGATGTTGATTCGACCTCAAGACACACAATCTGCACTGCGGATCTTAGCTGGTCCACACGTGGGGCTGGGGGCAGCAGATATTCTGGCGCTGGCTAATCGTGCGGCTAACCTCGCGGGACGAGGAAAAGACGATAGAGAAGAGAAAAAGACTGATCCACTTGAGCGTCTGGAACAAATAATCGCGGAAACTTTGCCTAAGGCGCCGGAAGCAGTTGTGGGACTGGCAGAGGCCGTCGCTGACCTTGATGCGCCGAGAGAAGAGGACAGTTCAACTCGCTATAGCGATGAGGGGCTGCGGAGGCTGCGCTTGCTGGCATCCGAATTGAGGTATCTGCGTACCCATAGCTTGGGGCACTCATTGCCGGATCTTTTTGCAGATATCGAGCGAGTATTCGGGATTCGTACCGAAGTGCTACAACGAGAAGACCCTCATGCCGACGGAGCCCCGGGGACTGCACATCTTGATCGTTTTGCAGAGGTCGTCTCGGATTTTGCTCGGGTTCCCCATGCCACACTGAGCCAGTTTTTGGATTATCTTGAGCTCAGTAGAAGCCATGAGGACGGCCTAGAACCCGGCGAGGTGCAGGTTCGTTCTGACCGTGTTCAGATTCTTACTGTCCATAAAGCTAAAGGCTTGGAGTGGCAGATCGTGAGCGTTGCGCATGCAGATTCCAGCACCTATAAGACAAGAACGTCGACATGGCTGAGCAACGAGTCCGCCGTGCCATCGGCGCTTCGCGGAGACGCACGAGAAGACGACTCTTTGGTGGGAGCTCCTGTTTGGTATATCGATTCCCCAGAATCCCCAGCTGATCTGAAAAAGCAGGGAGACGCCCACATTGCAGAATTTCGGGCTGTGGAGGAAGAAGAGAATGCGCGGTTGTTCTATGTGGCATTGACCCGTGCAGAGGAACGCGTACTGGTTACAGCATCAACGGATATCACCAAGGCTTCCCCTCCGGGGCCTTACACACATCTTGAAATGTTGCGCACTAAAGTGCCAGACTCCGTGGTGGAGTGGTTTGACGGCGATACCGATGATGCCCTCGAACCTCCTCTTCCAGAAACTGGAGTTTTCCCCCAAGAGTTGCGGCCCGAGGGAGTAGATGCGGTCAAGAAAGCCATGGTGGAGCTTCCTGCGCTGATAAAAGATGGAGATCTTTTTGAGCGATGGGAACAAGAGGTCACCGCGCTTATCGAGGAACATCAGCAGCTGAGCACTCCGGTTGTGCCTGTGGAATTAGGCCTTGAGCTTACGGCCTCGGACATCGTGAACCTTTCGCAGGACCCCCAAGCTTTTGCTAGACGACGTCGCCGGCCAGTTCCTTTCAAACCCAATAGCTATGCCAAACGCGGAACTGCTTTCCACCAATGGCTTGAAGACCGTTTTGGTGCCACGGCTTTGTTGGACGCTGAGGAGCTTCCTGGTATCGATGATGCCCTGGATGGAACAGAATTGGAGACTTTGAAAGCCCGATTTTTGGACAGCGAGTGGGCGGACCGAACTCCTGAATATGTGGAGCATCCGTTTGAAGTGTCTATCGGCGAGCATATAGTCCGAGGACGTATGGACGCTGTGTTTAAGAACGCAGATGGACAATGGATTGTTGTTGACTGGAAGACAGGACAGCCGCCGGCAGAAGCCGCGGAGCTTCGTTCTGTATCGCTGCAGCTGGCAGTGTACCGATTAGCATGGGCTCGATTGCGGGGTGTTGACCCGTCAGAGGTACAAGCGTTATTCCATTATGTGGGGCGTAATTTTAGTTATCAGCCCAGCGAGCTTCCGGATGAGGCGTCGTTAGCTCACATGCTTACGTTGAACATGTAA